The following proteins are encoded in a genomic region of Thermoanaerobaculia bacterium:
- a CDS encoding DUF2064 domain-containing protein, giving the protein MPPRRPDSLPPRAHTALILFAKRPFPGRVKTRLARAIGAESAAALAEAFLRDGAARWSAMPGCAPVVAADAPDDPFWESVFPAPWRIEPQGEGDLGARLSRAFARELGRFPRAAAIGADHPSLPSVETGAFLREENAIWPARDGGYAAILLSRGAAERLAVDGAPAAFLFEEIAWSTPRVLAQTVARAESRGVTLTRFPDTDDVDVPADLDRLARELASRDRSSPDFPSRTWEVLRSIRTEARA; this is encoded by the coding sequence ATGCCGCCGCGCCGTCCCGATTCCCTCCCCCCGCGCGCCCACACCGCCCTCATCCTCTTCGCCAAGCGCCCCTTCCCCGGACGCGTGAAGACGCGCCTGGCCCGCGCGATCGGCGCCGAATCCGCCGCCGCTCTCGCGGAAGCCTTCCTGCGGGACGGCGCGGCGCGCTGGAGCGCGATGCCGGGGTGCGCTCCGGTCGTCGCCGCCGATGCCCCGGACGACCCGTTCTGGGAGTCCGTGTTCCCGGCGCCGTGGCGAATCGAACCGCAGGGAGAAGGCGATCTCGGGGCCCGGCTCTCGCGCGCCTTCGCGCGGGAACTGGGCCGATTCCCGCGCGCCGCCGCGATCGGCGCCGACCATCCCTCGCTCCCGTCCGTCGAGACCGGCGCCTTCCTGCGGGAGGAGAACGCGATCTGGCCGGCGCGCGACGGCGGCTACGCGGCGATCCTCCTCTCGCGCGGCGCCGCGGAACGGCTCGCGGTCGACGGCGCCCCCGCCGCCTTCCTGTTCGAGGAGATCGCCTGGTCGACGCCGCGGGTCCTCGCCCAGACGGTCGCCCGAGCCGAGTCCCGGGGCGTGACGCTCACGCGTTTTCCCGACACCGACGACGTCGACGTGCCGGCGGACCTCGACCGCCTCGCCCGCGAACTGGCCTCGCGGGACCGGTCGTCGCCCGACTTTCCGAGCCGCACGTGGGAGGTCCTCCGGTCGATCCGGACGGAAGCGCGGGCGTGA
- a CDS encoding NAD(P)H-hydrate dehydratase gives MRILTSAQMAAVDRAAQRKEKIPSLFLMERAAEGIVSLAADLFPGARRVAVLCGPGNNGGDGLAAARIFHARGIAATIVTLENPERFHGDALANWKAARERELPAVPARAAGRPIADADLIVDALFGTGLSRPLGGAARRLVEAANASGRPIVAVDVPSGLSGDRGDVFGPAIRARATGAIAALKYCHALYPARVLCGEIAIVDIGIPEALIETRSHRFAMIARDAVAPLFPRRDPAAHKGDAGRVAIVAGSRGKAGAAMLAALGALRAGAGLVTIACPESVERGFLARLPEAMTLPLPEEDGALSRDAADALRPLLETCDAAAVGPGLGTGEGARRAVRAVMRSRVAALFDADALNAFAGNPGAFRRKAATVITPHPGEAARLLGSSAAAVQSDRPRSAAELARRSRGVAMLKGAGTITASPGGFLWLNPTGSPALAKGGSGDVLAGVGAAFLAQGLEAADAAVAAAFVHGLAGEAAGEERGERGTLASEVADAVAAVLRSFE, from the coding sequence GTGAGGATCCTCACCTCCGCCCAGATGGCCGCCGTCGACCGGGCGGCGCAGCGGAAGGAGAAGATCCCGTCGCTCTTCCTGATGGAGCGCGCCGCCGAGGGGATCGTCTCTCTCGCCGCGGACCTCTTCCCCGGCGCGCGCCGGGTCGCCGTGCTCTGCGGGCCCGGGAACAACGGCGGGGACGGGCTCGCCGCGGCGCGCATCTTCCACGCGCGCGGAATCGCCGCCACGATCGTGACGCTGGAGAATCCCGAGCGCTTCCACGGGGATGCGCTGGCCAACTGGAAGGCCGCGCGGGAGCGGGAGCTCCCCGCCGTCCCCGCGCGCGCCGCCGGCCGGCCGATCGCCGACGCGGACCTCATCGTCGACGCGCTCTTCGGCACCGGGCTCTCGCGCCCGCTCGGCGGCGCGGCGCGGCGGCTGGTCGAGGCGGCGAACGCCTCCGGCCGGCCCATCGTGGCGGTCGACGTGCCGTCCGGCCTCTCCGGCGACCGCGGCGACGTTTTCGGACCCGCGATCCGGGCCCGGGCGACCGGCGCGATCGCCGCGTTGAAGTACTGCCACGCGCTCTACCCCGCCCGCGTCCTCTGCGGCGAGATCGCGATCGTCGACATCGGCATCCCCGAGGCCCTGATCGAGACGCGCTCCCACCGTTTCGCGATGATCGCCCGCGACGCGGTCGCTCCGCTCTTTCCGCGCCGCGACCCCGCCGCCCACAAGGGGGACGCGGGGCGCGTCGCGATCGTCGCGGGAAGCCGCGGCAAGGCGGGAGCGGCGATGCTCGCGGCCCTCGGCGCGCTCCGCGCCGGAGCCGGCCTCGTCACGATCGCCTGTCCGGAATCGGTCGAGCGCGGATTCCTCGCCCGGCTGCCCGAGGCGATGACGCTGCCCCTTCCCGAGGAGGACGGGGCGCTCTCCCGGGACGCCGCCGACGCGCTGCGCCCGCTCCTGGAGACGTGCGACGCGGCTGCCGTCGGGCCCGGCCTCGGCACCGGGGAAGGCGCCCGCCGCGCGGTCCGCGCCGTGATGCGGTCGCGGGTCGCCGCCCTCTTCGACGCCGATGCCCTGAACGCCTTCGCCGGAAACCCCGGAGCCTTTCGCCGCAAGGCGGCGACGGTGATCACGCCGCATCCCGGCGAAGCGGCGCGGCTCCTGGGGTCGTCCGCGGCCGCCGTCCAGAGCGACCGCCCCCGGAGCGCGGCCGAGCTCGCCCGCCGGTCCCGGGGGGTCGCAATGCTGAAGGGCGCCGGCACGATCACGGCGTCTCCCGGGGGATTTCTCTGGCTCAACCCGACCGGGTCTCCCGCGCTCGCCAAGGGCGGGAGCGGCGACGTGCTCGCCGGGGTCGGGGCGGCCTTCCTGGCCCAGGGACTGGAGGCCGCGGACGCGGCGGTCGCGGCGGCGTTCGTCCACGGGCTCGCCGGCGAGGCGGCCGGCGAGGAACGCGGCGAGCGCGGGACGCTGGCGTCGGAGGTCGCCGACGCGGTCGCCGCCGTGCTCCGCTCGTTCGAATAG
- the tsaE gene encoding tRNA (adenosine(37)-N6)-threonylcarbamoyltransferase complex ATPase subunit type 1 TsaE — translation MHFPARFESGGEEETRAVARDLAAELRAGDVVALSGPLGSGKTVFVRGLAEGLGGEARAVASPTFAILHEYDCARAAFVHLDLYRIADEEKELREIGLPDVLAGKIAAVEWPNRSAARLLRFRYRVSIEGPAAARRTIRIDREDA, via the coding sequence GTGCATTTTCCGGCGCGGTTCGAATCCGGAGGGGAAGAAGAGACGCGCGCCGTCGCGCGCGACCTCGCGGCGGAGCTGCGCGCCGGAGACGTCGTCGCGCTCTCGGGCCCGCTCGGGAGCGGGAAGACGGTCTTCGTCCGCGGCCTGGCCGAGGGACTCGGCGGAGAGGCGAGGGCGGTCGCCTCGCCGACCTTCGCGATCCTCCACGAGTACGACTGCGCCCGCGCGGCGTTCGTCCACCTCGATCTCTACCGGATCGCCGACGAGGAAAAGGAGCTCCGCGAGATCGGCCTCCCCGACGTCCTCGCGGGCAAGATCGCGGCGGTCGAATGGCCGAACCGGAGCGCCGCGCGGCTCCTGCGATTCCGCTATCGCGTGTCGATCGAGGGGCCGGCCGCCGCCCGCCGCACGATCCGGATCGACCGGGAGGACGCGTGA
- a CDS encoding DUF502 domain-containing protein, which produces MNALRRSFVTGILTLLPLALTYWFFRFLFNLFDGLLGPAADRAIGRHVPGVGLVVSILLIVAVGAVASNVAGKKILAYVSKILENTPLVKSVYTASRQMVTALSPGGGGLKRVVLIEYPRRGVYAIGFVTSRMDWTSPAGGDRKWVSVLVPAALNPTSGTVVVVPEEELLDPGFSVEEGVKLVVSGGFVSPEKKNAGANRE; this is translated from the coding sequence GTGAACGCGCTCCGGCGGAGCTTCGTGACGGGCATCCTGACGCTCCTCCCGCTCGCCCTGACCTACTGGTTCTTCCGGTTTCTTTTCAACCTGTTCGACGGCCTTCTGGGCCCGGCCGCGGATCGGGCGATCGGCCGTCACGTGCCGGGCGTCGGGCTCGTGGTTTCAATCTTGCTCATCGTCGCGGTGGGAGCGGTCGCATCGAATGTTGCGGGCAAAAAAATTCTTGCTTACGTCTCGAAAATTCTAGAGAATACGCCGCTGGTCAAGAGCGTCTACACTGCGTCGCGACAAATGGTTACGGCGCTCTCGCCCGGGGGCGGGGGTTTGAAAAGAGTGGTGCTGATCGAGTACCCCCGACGGGGGGTGTACGCGATCGGGTTCGTGACCTCCCGGATGGACTGGACGTCTCCCGCCGGGGGCGATCGAAAATGGGTTTCGGTGCTCGTTCCCGCCGCGCTCAACCCGACGAGTGGGACCGTCGTCGTCGTTCCGGAGGAGGAGTTGCTCGATCCTGGCTTCTCGGTCGAGGAAGGGGTTAAACTGGTAGTTTCCGGCGGGTTCGTATCGCCGGAAAAGAAAAACGCAGGAGCGAACCGCGAATGA
- a CDS encoding tetratricopeptide repeat protein, which produces MKPNGSIGRKTWTVCGLAILLTTAACNKFQSRSEIRAGNELFRVGKYDTALAKYDHALQLDPGEKKIYKNIGLAYMGLYQPGSKHPKDLEYAQKAIDYLKKYVQAFPDDKKTPEYLVTMYLNSGRIDDALAFFQAYSQQHPQDAKAKETMANLYFQKADFPNGVRMMEEAMRITGPKKETYETIGAQAWDKAHNYPDLNDEQRQQVITQGIDAENKALAIDAEYPEALAFINLLYREQAKLEQKTDPQKAAEDLAKADEYRNKAIEINKRKAAEKAAKGAAATGK; this is translated from the coding sequence ATGAAACCGAACGGGTCCATCGGGCGCAAGACCTGGACCGTCTGTGGTCTGGCGATCCTGCTCACCACCGCGGCGTGCAACAAGTTCCAGTCCCGAAGCGAGATCCGGGCGGGCAACGAGCTCTTCCGCGTCGGCAAGTACGACACGGCCCTCGCCAAGTACGACCATGCCCTCCAGCTCGACCCGGGCGAGAAGAAGATCTACAAGAACATCGGCCTCGCGTACATGGGGCTGTACCAGCCGGGGTCGAAGCACCCCAAGGATCTCGAGTACGCGCAGAAGGCCATCGACTATCTCAAGAAATACGTTCAGGCCTTCCCCGACGACAAGAAGACGCCGGAGTACCTCGTCACGATGTACCTGAATTCGGGACGCATCGACGACGCTCTCGCCTTCTTCCAGGCCTACAGCCAGCAGCACCCCCAAGACGCCAAGGCCAAGGAGACGATGGCCAATCTCTATTTCCAGAAGGCGGACTTCCCCAACGGCGTCCGGATGATGGAAGAAGCGATGCGGATCACCGGCCCGAAGAAGGAAACCTACGAAACGATCGGCGCCCAGGCGTGGGACAAGGCCCACAACTATCCCGACCTGAACGACGAACAGCGCCAGCAGGTGATCACGCAGGGCATCGACGCCGAGAACAAGGCGCTCGCGATCGACGCCGAGTACCCGGAGGCGCTCGCCTTCATCAACCTCCTCTATCGCGAGCAGGCGAAGCTCGAGCAGAAGACCGATCCGCAGAAGGCGGCCGAGGACTTGGCGAAGGCCGACGAGTACCGGAACAAGGCGATCGAGATCAACAAGAGGAAGGCCGCGGAAAAGGCGGCCAAGGGCGCGGCGGCGACGGGGAAATAG